Proteins co-encoded in one Clarias gariepinus isolate MV-2021 ecotype Netherlands chromosome 13, CGAR_prim_01v2, whole genome shotgun sequence genomic window:
- the atg2b gene encoding autophagy-related protein 2 homolog B isoform X3 has protein sequence MPWPFSESIKKRACRYLLHRYLGNFLQEKLSLDQLSVDLYQGKGSLAQVPLDKWSLNEILESVDAPFEVTEGFIQAITLTVPWASLLQDNCALEVKGLEMVFRPRPRMTSGTEPMYWSSFMTSSMQLAKECLSQRLTDDLGEGFQPLEGLEKFAETIETVLRRVKVTFLDTVLKIEHVPENSKTGIALEIRIKRMVYCDEAAEEGSSVNIHQPTTFAHKNLTLEGANVFWDEFSEISRASVKSSPTQSETEPKLSPSWNPKIICEPHPQFTEPVCASTPFEPVQVGCLSGRLELSLVLKQNEAMPGAKLDVEGQIDSLIMLLSPRQVHLLLDMFGVFSGSAGQKWSGLAKDRKSRPMQQEDEYRLHMELNRCLKKEPMTAVTEQDLFESQTTRTVSSRAEDVFFSMADMDMSHSLSSLPPLGDPPTVDLDLSLNSNYSTSLAESPSGSAATVWDEYLDMPKQKEKQSHETPLFSREPPCPHGLGRQTSHSSKGHCDESRPELVFRLTVGNICLSVLHIDPLPPPDSTLSPLAPMASEFFHMMADDQLHLRGFLQTRDIFDQACPHDHLRFIGEGLKVTYEHCQGSSLRTLSTDLSLRCMELLECLYPTENHRSTVQSGVQYTELLTFDAASYDSATQTCLHLFYKLKERRGPQGGQVRLSAMPCKAEFQVELGKARSECDISIVDRLHSLLQPQKLATTETMASHMYTSYNKHVSLHKAFAEVFLEDSRSPAHCLVALSVNAPQLVLVVRFPIPDLRSDQERGPWFKKSLQKEVLRLELEDLELKTEFSGNSSEQTKIELTFKELSGTFQNDKDHPASKFLRVSHTMEENMTSSDSGKFDWPRVVLKVNPTVVHSILERVTAEEEEECAEGHSQEEEEEEEGTAHSLKDVCDFGKPEPSPFSSRRVMYENEEMVIPGDVVEMTEFQEKTMTNSRYILELSFPNVQISLPNKAFYEKLHNRINNDLLLWEPTAPSPVETVENMPYGGGLSVASQLISTYSKDSFSQFKSLCPEEEDSGSEEETLPYYTPVELGYRNMKKRKNKMPSKNAQSLFSVLLSVNHCLVALHTEAKSDKSVLKDKHGEFWMEVKNGVVFSVTQYEGYNDQHYVCFHTSAICLYHQGTVEGDVPVWDVKLPCRTRPHWLEPVLYVCESAAERASPLEGLSMEPQSMLSLALKISSQTTERNVKEFLLAVGVRAATFQHRVVSSGLGWYDQIVDFLNVTDEPVLGYTPPSYFTTLHLHLWSCSLDYRPLYLPVRSLLRVETFSISSSVSLDHSSSCLRIILDEAALFLSDKSNAVSVNLAQDYVQVVDMGTLELRITAVKPGTDGERTKPRFELRCSSDVIHIRTCSDSCAALMNLIQYIASYGDLTPPSRVESKSGSAKQRAKVELLSKPQSHGPLLPDAEQQMLQDLMSDAMEETDSLQGHILQSNGVHVDQTSDQDPPLSDLFLFPDESGTVGHDPCQAYPILHSPLISPPCPSTHHDSDDFCILDTPGFRATGRDEEPVVKKLTSEPILVLDNHFNKPLEGSTSSRGPLNFPVPDVRYLVKEISVIWHLYGGKDFGSGPLSASPARSRGGTPHSSPSQTPVRQARSGSRSGGGWGRNPDVLMEIQLSKVRFQHEVYPLKGPEASTLAEQPVSRQVFSVQDLEIRDRLASSMMNKFLYLYSSKEMPRKAHSNMLTVRVLHMRPEAGQAPQECCLRVSLMPLRLNIDQDALFFLKDFFTSLATEVELFSPPEQEALCVSTKKPSGPEVACTFAKSTGGAGQSSAPIISVPTQTRASMNGLGASSHEHESTATSFTDQPIFFREFRFTSEVPIRLDYHGKHMAMEQGTFAGIVIGLTQLNCSELKLRRLCYRQGLLGVDKLFSYAINEWLNDIKKNQLPGLLGGVGPIHSLVQLVQGIRDLVWLPIEQYRKDGRIVRGFQRGTASFGTSTAMAALELTNRMVRTIQAAAETAYDMVSPVIDERECKRIKRYSHFRLAHQPVDLREGVAKAYSVVKEGITDTALTIYDTATREHEQRGMTGAVGGVLRQLPPAVVKPLIVATEATSNVLGGMRNQIHPDARQEESQKWRQGEE, from the exons ATGCCGTGGCCTTTTTCAGAGTCCATTAAAAAGCGGGCCTGCAGGTACTTGCTGCATCGATACTTGGGCAACTTCCTTCAAGAAAAGCTAAGTTTGGACCAGCTTAGTGTGGACCTTTACCAAGGCAAAGGTTCACTTGCACAAGTGCCACTGGACAAATGG TCACTAAATGAGATTCTGGAGTCGGTGGATGCTCCATTTGAAGTGACTGAGGGCTTCATTCAGGCCATTACCCTCACTGTGCCCTGGGCCTCATTGCTTCAGGACAACTGTGCTCTGGAAGTCAAGGGCTTAGAAATGGTTTTTAGGCCAAGACCTCGAATGA CATCTGGTACAGAGCCTATGTACTGGTCCAGCTTTATGACCAGCAGTATGCAACTAGCGAAGGAATGTCTGAGTCAGAGACTAACCGATGATCTGGGAGAGGGTTTCCAACCTCTGGAGGGTCTAGAGAAGTTTGCTGAGACAATAGAGACAG TTTTGAGAAGAGTCAAGGTCACATTTTTGGATACTGTCCTTAAGATCGAACATGTTCCAGAAAATTCCAAGACAGGAATTGCCCTTGAAATCAGAATCAAAAG AATGGTTTACTGTGATGAAGCTGCTGAAGAGGGCTCAAGTGTGAACATTCACCAGCCCACTACATTTGCACACAAAAACCTAACGTTGGagggtgcaaatgttttttggGATGAATTTTCAGAGATCTCCCGTGCCAGTGTCAAATCATCTCCAACTCAGTCG GAAACTGAGCCTAAGTTGTCACCAAGCTGGAATCCAAAAATTATCTGCGAGCCTCACCCACAGTTCACAGAGCCCGTTTGTGCCAGCACACCTTTTGAACCTGTTCAGGTGGGCTGCCTTAGTGGTAGACTGGAGCTGTCCCTGGTCCTGAAGCAGAATGAAGCCATGCCTGGAGCCAAG TTGGATGTTGAAGGACAGATTGATTCATTGATCATGCTGCTTTCACCACGGCAAGTTCACCTGCTTCTGGATATGTTTGGAGTCTTCTCTGGCTCAG cAGGTCAAAAATGGTCTGGCTTGGCCAAAGACAGAAAAAGTCGTCCAATGCAGCAGGAAGATGAGTACCGTCTACACATGGAGCTTAACCGCTGCTTAAAAAAGGAGCCAATGACTGCTGTTACCGAACAGGACTTATTTGAGAGTCAGACCACCAGAACAGTGTCGAGCCGAG CAGAAGATGTATTTTTCTCCATGGCCGACATGGACATGTCACACAGCCTATCATCTCTGCCCCCTCTTGGAGACCCACCCACTGTAGACCTGGATTTGTCTCTCAACAGCAACTACTCCACCTCTCTGGCGGAGTCACCCTCTGGCAGCGCAGCT acTGTGTGGGATGAGTACCTGGATATGCCTAAACAAAAGGAGAAACAAAGTCATGAAACACCATTGTTCTCTAGAGAGCCTCCGTGCCCACATGGTCTGGGCAGACAGACAT CTCATTCTTCCAAGGGCCACTGTGATGAGTCTAGGCCTGAGCTAGTTTTCAGGCTAACAGTGGGCAATATTTGCCTATCTGTGCTGCACATCGATCCTCTGCCACCCCCAGACTCAACTCTCAGCCCTCTCGCACCAATGGCCTCTGAATTTTTccacatgatggcagatgaCCAGCTACATCTAAGAGGGTTCCTTCAAACACGAGATATTTTTGACCAGGCCTGCCCACACGACCACCTCAG GTTCATAGGTGAGGGGTTAAAGGTGACATATGAGCATTGCCAGGGTTCCAGTCTACGTACTCTTAGCACAGATCTGTCTTTAAGGTGTATGGAGTTGCTAGAATGCCTCTATCCTACAGAGAATCACAGAAGCACAGTGCAGAGTGGGGTGCAGTACACAGAG CTCTTAACGTTTGATGCTGCCAGCTATGATTCTGCTACCCAAACCTGTCTTCATTTGTTCTACAAGTTAAAAGAACGCAGAGGTCCACAG GGTGGGCAGGTGCGTCTGAGTGCCATGCCCTGTAAAGCAGAGTTTCAGGTGGAGCTGGGTAAGGCTCGGTCAGAGTGTGACATCAGCATCGTAGACCGTCTACACTCCCTGCTTCAGCCCCAGAAACTGGCCACCACCGAAACCATGGCCTCTCACATGTACACATCCTATAACAAGCATGTTAGCCTA CACAAGGCTTTTGCAGAGGTCTTTCTGGAAGATAGCCGCAGCCCTGCACACTGTTTGGTGGCACTGTCTGTGAATGCTCCCCAACTGGTGCTAGTGGTACGGTTCCCCATCCCAGACCTGCGCTCAGACCAAGAGAGAGGCCCTTGGTTTAAAAAATCTCTGCAAAAGGAGGTGCTGCGCTTAGAACTGGAAGATTTGGAGCTCAAAACTGAGTTCAGTGGAAATAGTTCAGAGCAGACCAAGATAGAACTCACCTTTAAGGAGCTCAGTG GTACATTTCAGAATGACAAAGATCATCCTGCGTCCAAGTTTTTACGTGTCTCACATACTATGGAGGAGAACATGACCTCTTCTGACAGTGGCAAATTTGATTGGCCAAG AGTGGTTCTAAAGGTGAACCCCACGGTTGTGCACTCCATATTGGAGCGGGTTACAgctgaagaggaggaggaatgTGCCGAAGGACATTCccaagaggaagaggaagaagaggaaggaACTGCCCACTCTTTGAAGGATGTGTGTGATTTTGGTAAACCTGAGCCGTCACCCTTTTCCTCACGACGTgtcatgtatgaaaatgaagaa ATGGTTATCCCTGGAGATGTAGTGGAGATGACAGAATTTCAGGAGAAAACCATGACCAACTCTCGTTACATCCTCGAACTGTCTTTCCCCAATGTGCAAATATCATTACCTAACAAGGCCTTCTATGAGAAATTACACAACAG GATTAACAATGACCTGCTGTTATGGGAGCCCACCGCTCCTTCACCAGTGGAGACGGTGGAAAACATGCCATACGGGGGTGGTCTCTCAGTAGCCAGCCAGCTCATCAGCACGTACAGCAAGGATAGCTTCAGTCAGTTCAAATCTCTTTGCCCTGAGG aaGAAGACAGTGGTTCAGAAGAGGAGACTCTACCATATTACACTCCAGTTGAGTTGGGCTATAGGAAcatgaagaagagaaaaaataagATGCCTTCAAAAAACGCACAGAGCCTGTTCTCTGTTCTGCTATCCGTCAATCACTGTCTGGTAGCATTGCATACAGAGGCAAAG TCTGATAAAAGTGTGCTGAAGGATAAACATGGGGAGTTCTGGATGGAAGTGAAAAATGGAGTTGTGTTCAGTGTCACACAGTACGAGGGTTATAACGACCAGCACTATGTCTGTTTTCACACCTCTGCAATCTGCCTTTATCATCAAG GCACAGTAGAAGGAGATGTCCCGGTGTGGGACGTGAAGTTGCCCTGTAGGACACGTCCTCACTGGTTGGAGCctgtattgtatgtgtgtgagtctgCGGCAGAACGAGCGTCTCCCTTGGAAGGATTGAGCATGGAACCTCAGAGTATGCTGTCCCTTGCCCTCAAGATTTCCTCCCAGACAACCGAGCGCAATGTAAAG GAGTTTCTGCTTGCTGTTGGAGTGAGAGCGGCAACATTTCAGCACAGAGTTGTATCTTCTGGTCTGGGGTGGTATGACCAG ATAGTAGATTTTCTAAATGTGACAGATGAGCCTGTGCTTGGCTATACGCCCCCGTCCTATTTTACGACCCTTCACCTACACCTGTGGAGCTGCTCCCTAGATTACAG GCCATTGTATCTGCCTGTGAGATCCCTGCTCAGAGTCGAGACCTTTAGTATCTCTAGCAGTGTGTCTTTGGACCACTCTTCTTCTTGTCTTAG AATCATTCTTGATGAAGCAGCGCTGTTTTTGTCTGACAAAAGTAATGCTGTGTCTGTCAACTTGGCTCAAG ACTATGTGCAGGTGGTAGACATGGGAACTTTAGAGCTCAGGATCACAGCAGTCAAACCTGGCACAGATGGGGAGAGA ACAAAACCAAGGTTTGAGTTGCGCTGCTCAAGTGATGTCATTCACATTCGGACCTGCTCTGACTCCTGTGCTGCACTTATGAACCTTATCCAGTACATTGCCAGCTATGGAGACCTCACGCCTCCATCCAGGGTGGAGAGCAAGAGTGGCAGcgccaaacaaagagcaaag GTGGAGTTATTGAGCAAGCCTCAGTCACATGGCCCCCTGCTTCCTGATGCTGAGCAGCAGATGCTGCAAGATCTGATGAGTGATGCAATGGAGGAAACCGACTCCTTGCAGGGTCACATCTTGCAGTCTAATG GTGTACATGTTGATCAAACAAGTGATCAAGACCCACCACTTTCTGATCTCTTCCTCTTCCCTGATGAAAGTGGCACTGTGGGCCACGATCCTTGCCAGGCGTACCCCATACTGCATTCACCGCTCATCTCCCCCCCTTGCCCCAGCACACACCATGACTCTGATGACTTCTGCATTCTGGACACTCCAGGGTTTAGAGCAACG GGAAGGGATGAAGAGCCTGTGGTAAAGAAACTGACCAGCGAACCCATTTTGGTTCTGGACAATCATTTTAACAAGCCTCTAGAGGGCAGCACTTCCAGCAGAGGCCCACTGAACTTCCCGGTGCCTGATGTCAGGTACCTAGTTAAGGAGATCTCTGTGATCTGGCACCTTTATGGAGGAAAGGACTTTGGGAGCGGGCCGCTCTCAGCCTCTCCAGCCCGCAGTCGAGG GGGTACTCCTCACAGCTCCCCCTCTCAAACACCAGTAAGGCAGGCCCGCAGTGGCTCTCGCTCAGGGGGAGGTTGGGGGAGGAATCCAGATGTGTTGATGGAGATTCAGCTCAGCAAG GTACGGTTTCAACATGAAGTTTACCCCCTGAAGGGCCCAGAGGCAAGTACACTGGCTGAACAGCCAGTATCCAGACAGGTCTTCTCAGTGCAGGATCTGGAGATACGAGACAGACTGGCCTCCTCCATGATGAACAAGTTTCTTTATCTCTACTCCAGCAAAGAGATGCCCAGGAAAGCCCACTCCAACATG cTCACAGTCAGAGTGTTGCACATGCGTCCAGAGGCGGGTCAGGCTCCACAAGAATGCTGCCTGCGTGTTTCCCTTATGCCACTTCGTCTCAACATTGACCAG GATGCTCTGTTCTTTCTGAAGGACTTCTTTACCAGTCTGGCTACAGAGGTAGAGCTCTTCTCCCCACCAGAACAGGAGG catTGTGTGTATCCACAAAAAAGCCTTCTGGTCCAGAGGTAGCGTGCACATTTGCGAAATCAACTGGAGGAGCAGGTCAGAGCTCTGCACCAATCATCTCTGTACCAACCCAAACCCGTGCCAGTATGAATGGCCTCGGAGCCTCCAGCCATGAGCATGAGTCTACCGCAACATCTTTTACTGATCAGCCTATTTTCTTTAG AGAGTTCAGGTTCACTTCTGAGGTGCCAATTCGACTCGATTATCATGGAAAACATATGGCCATGGAGCAG GGTACTTTTGCTGGTATAGTAATTGGACTGACCCAGCTGAACTGCTCTGAGCTCAAACTGCGGAGACTCTGCTACAGACAAGG ACTGTTGGGTGTAGATAAGCTCTTTTCTTATGCCATTAATGAATGGCTCAATGATATTAAGAAGAACCAGTTGCCTGGATTGCTTGGTGGAGTGGGGCCCATACACTCCCTGGTGCAACTTG TTCAGGGCATCAGAGATCTAGTGTGGCTGCCTATAGAGCAGTATCGGAAGGATGGGCGGATAGTGCGGGGATTTCAGCGAGGTACTGCCTCATTTGGGACGTCCACTGCGATGGCAGCCCTGGAGCTTACCAATCGCATGGTGCGAACCATCCAG GCAGCTGCAGAAACAGCATATGATATGGTGTCTCCAGTGATAGATGAGAGAGAGTGCAAAAGAATCAAACGGTACTCACATTTCCGACTGGCTCATCAGCCTGTGGACCTCAGGGAAGGTGTGGCCAAGGCATACAGTGTAGTGAAAGag